A DNA window from Actinokineospora baliensis contains the following coding sequences:
- a CDS encoding ATP-grasp domain-containing protein, which yields MSTTPTVVLSGVHSGPNPSPGLGLARSLRLAWPRLRLEALDYSPRSTGLSASEFDRTHIRPGWHTADLGALCTGLVSIVESTGAVFLPGLDLEAALLAERVPGHPALLLPPAAAFDVVAKPGETAASLLGLAVPEHRFAEGVEDAADFAARHGWRIWVKGPRYEAVAATTRAELAAALERVRATWGAECLLQRHVAGTEESVVFAALDGELLGACAMRKTMVTSEGKTWAGAVDHLDHATRARLIDLVRVTRWTGGGEVEFVRETDTGIPYLLEVNPRFPAWIHGATLAGVNLPARLVAAATGIPRGEREKAHSTGFVRVVEEIPAGPHATGAVPLAHRVVASEPAALGKHPSGMPVLSRRLTPARPRPRPTPVDPVRAADIAAALVVDPYESPARVLFGGVLDRGLDRLAAVCRDVEDATGVPTRFAYSVKTNPDPRVLDAVLRRGALVEAISQAEARRCAEAGFPGDRVVLGGPAKWWRFDGGPVKFGAVFCDSVTDLERTVDLLAQGAVYADVVGLRLAPPTVASRFGVDLTCPRAYRRVAEVLRAAPLGRIGLQFHHAASQIGLRAWLREYTAAITVAADLLARVDVRARCVDLGGGWPPGLSRAELGSQLTRASRVAVRELGSLDQVLFEPGKYLVERAMAVFTTVLDVRDGTHGRAAVVDASIAELPDWVSHPHPVLWRAPGAGWRRLPAGDESVLGRLCMEHDRPRAGITLPEGIAPGDHLLFLDAGAYDASMSYRFGV from the coding sequence GTGTCGACCACCCCCACCGTCGTGCTGTCCGGCGTGCACTCCGGCCCCAACCCCTCACCCGGCCTCGGCCTGGCCAGGTCGCTGCGGCTGGCCTGGCCCCGGCTGCGGCTGGAGGCGCTGGACTACTCGCCGCGCTCGACCGGGCTCAGCGCCTCGGAGTTCGACCGCACGCACATCCGCCCCGGCTGGCACACCGCCGACCTCGGCGCGCTGTGCACGGGCCTGGTGTCGATCGTGGAGTCGACCGGCGCGGTCTTCCTGCCGGGGCTGGACCTGGAGGCCGCGCTGCTCGCCGAGCGCGTCCCCGGCCACCCGGCGCTGCTGCTGCCGCCCGCCGCCGCGTTCGACGTGGTCGCCAAGCCGGGGGAGACCGCCGCGTCGCTGCTGGGCCTCGCGGTGCCGGAGCACCGCTTCGCCGAGGGCGTCGAGGACGCCGCGGACTTCGCCGCCAGGCACGGGTGGCGGATCTGGGTCAAGGGACCGCGCTACGAGGCCGTCGCCGCCACCACCCGCGCCGAGTTGGCCGCCGCGCTCGAGCGGGTGCGCGCCACCTGGGGCGCGGAGTGCCTGCTGCAACGGCACGTCGCGGGCACCGAGGAGTCGGTGGTGTTCGCCGCGCTCGACGGTGAGCTGCTCGGCGCCTGCGCGATGCGCAAGACGATGGTCACCAGCGAGGGCAAGACCTGGGCGGGCGCGGTCGACCACCTCGACCACGCCACCCGCGCCCGGTTGATCGACCTCGTCCGGGTGACCAGGTGGACCGGCGGCGGTGAGGTCGAGTTCGTCCGCGAGACCGACACCGGGATCCCCTACCTGCTGGAGGTCAACCCGAGGTTCCCGGCCTGGATCCACGGCGCCACCCTGGCCGGGGTCAACCTGCCCGCCCGGCTCGTCGCCGCCGCGACCGGCATCCCCCGCGGCGAACGGGAGAAGGCGCACTCCACCGGGTTCGTCCGGGTCGTCGAGGAGATCCCGGCGGGCCCGCACGCCACCGGTGCCGTCCCGCTGGCCCACCGCGTCGTCGCCTCGGAACCCGCCGCGCTCGGCAAGCACCCGTCCGGCATGCCGGTGCTCTCCCGCAGGCTCACCCCGGCCCGACCGCGGCCGAGACCCACCCCCGTCGACCCGGTCCGCGCCGCCGACATCGCCGCCGCGCTGGTGGTCGACCCGTACGAGTCGCCAGCCAGGGTCCTGTTCGGCGGGGTGCTCGACCGGGGCCTCGACCGGCTCGCCGCGGTGTGCCGCGACGTCGAGGACGCCACCGGCGTGCCGACCCGGTTCGCCTACTCGGTCAAGACCAACCCGGACCCCAGGGTGCTCGACGCGGTGCTGCGCCGGGGCGCGCTGGTCGAGGCGATCTCGCAGGCCGAGGCCCGCCGCTGCGCCGAGGCCGGGTTCCCCGGCGACCGGGTGGTGCTCGGCGGCCCGGCGAAGTGGTGGCGCTTCGACGGCGGCCCGGTCAAGTTCGGCGCGGTGTTCTGCGACTCGGTCACCGACCTGGAGCGCACCGTCGACCTGCTCGCCCAGGGCGCGGTGTACGCCGACGTGGTCGGTCTTCGTCTGGCCCCGCCCACGGTCGCCTCCCGCTTCGGCGTCGACCTCACCTGCCCGCGCGCCTACCGGCGCGTCGCCGAGGTGCTGCGCGCCGCCCCCCTCGGCCGCATCGGGCTCCAGTTCCACCACGCCGCCAGCCAGATCGGGCTGCGCGCCTGGCTGCGCGAGTACACCGCGGCGATCACCGTCGCCGCCGATCTGCTCGCCCGCGTCGACGTCCGAGCCCGCTGCGTCGACCTCGGCGGCGGCTGGCCACCCGGCCTCTCGCGCGCGGAGCTGGGCAGCCAGCTGACCAGGGCGAGCCGGGTGGCGGTGCGCGAACTCGGCTCGCTGGACCAGGTGCTGTTCGAACCGGGCAAGTACCTGGTCGAGCGGGCGATGGCGGTGTTCACCACCGTGCTCGACGTCCGCGACGGCACGCACGGGCGCGCCGCGGTGGTCGACGCCTCGATCGCCGAACTGCCCGACTGGGTGTCGCACCCGCACCCGGTGCTGTGGCGGGCCCCCGGAGCCGGTTGGCGCAGGTTGCCCGCCGGGGACGAGTCGGTCCTCGGTCGGCTGTGCATGGAGCACGACCGGCCGCGCGCCGGAATCACCCTGCCCGAGGGCATCGCCCCGGGCGACCACCTGCTGTTCCTCGACGCGGGCGCCTACGACGCCAGCATGAGCTACCGGTTCGGAGTGTGA